CAGCACGTATCGGACTCTCAAATTCGCTCGCCTTGTGCGCGTTTTTGTACTTCCACTGGCGGGTTTTTCATTGTCCGAGCGTCCTTTGGCCGATTGCCCCGGCGGCGACACAATGAGCAATCCATCCAGCTCTGTAAGGTCTATGGCACCGAACATCGAGGGATCTACTTCCCCTTTCTCAGGTACGCTGATGCTATAGACAATCTGGTATTGGGTGCGCCCAAATTCGTCTTTTTTCAGGTTGTAAATTTCCAGATAGACATAGGCCGATTGTCCAGTGCGATACGCGCGGAGCGGATTGGGTGCAATGCGCAGGTCGGTTCGCTTTTCGGGAAAGGGATTGATCATTTCAATTTTCTGGGCGAGTAACAGGTCACTCATGTCCAGGCTCGATTCAGATACGGTCAAAAGGCGTTCTGTGCGAAATGTGCCGATGGAGCCGCTAATCCTGTCTCCCACTTCGACCACGATATTATACATGCCCTGGGGAAGTTCCAGGGGACGTTGGCTTAACAGATACTGCTGTGCATTTTTCCCCGATGGTCGTTTCTGTCCAAGTGGTCGCACTTTGCGATAAATATCTCGCCACCGGTAATCGAACATAAATAGCCCGTCGTCCATGACGATCATCTGGTCGTCGTTTGCTTTTAGTTTGTTCGTGGGAATGGCATAGGCGATTTCCATGCGCATATTTTTTCCTGCGCGGAAGGCGGTGATCTGGTACGGCAGGGTGTATTTCCGACTGTGGAATGGATCGACAAAGCGCGCTTCCACTTTCTTAAATGCCGCTCGATTTTGTATGTCGTAATACTCGTCCAGGATTCGTTTACTCCTCGGTATCGAACTTCTCGGCCTCGAACTCGAACTTCCCAACCTCCTCGAGCTTCTCCCGAACGAGCCCATTCTGGCTGCTTGCGTCACATCGACCGTGCTGCTCGGTCCGACTTCGCCTGCAAATCCCCAACCGTCAACGCCATTCACACTTTGAAAGACGAAGTGGTATCCGTCGTAGTACCACGTTTCCTTGAACATGGGATATACGCCCGTTGTTCGCCGCTGATATTTTCCGTATTTGATATAGGTTTGTCCGCGGATGGTTTTCCACCCTTCGATGTTTCTGGCAGGCACACTAAAACGCAGATTGGCATACGCCACGCGACCGTAGTGCTCCATCCGCCGCTCGTTGTGATTGGTCAAAAATAGCGGGTCGTTCTTGTTCCAGAACTCTTTCAATGCCGCAGAATCCTTCCACTCACCATCGTCGCCAATCTGCATGGCTTTGGAAATGCGCGCACTGTCTTCTTTTGATGCGATGATATCTACGGATTCCATCATTTTGCGCTGTTCGGGACCCATGGCTGCAATGGCTTTTTCATATAATTTGTTCGCTTCTGGAAGATTGCCCTGAAGCTGGTGCGAGTAGGCCATGAACAATTGTGCGTTGATGTCGCCAGGAAATTTCCGCATCATCCGCCGCATCACCCGTTGCATGCCGGGGATTCTTCTGTGTTCCAGATGCGCCAGTCCCAATAGATAATAGGAGTCCTGATAGTCTGGATCGATCTCCAGGCTTTTTTCCAATAGCATCACAGCCTGGTCGTATTCGTTCTTGGCAAAGGTCCGAATCGCACCTCGCCGCTGAATGATCCGATCTCTCGTGATCATGTATTCGCCGAATACATGACGGCCAGCATCGTAGGCTGCTACGGCTGCGTTGGGAAATTTTTTAATGACTTTTTCGTAATGAGCCTTGGCCTCGCGCTGAAATCCCCTGTTCCACAATGCCTCGCCGTGCAAGAGTTGATATTGCAAATTTTCCGGCTCATTCCGAATGGCTTTTTCGCTGGCTTCTACTGCACGGCGTCGAAACTCGGGCGTGTCCAGGCGAATGTAGAGGCGGGTCAGTTGTGCAAGTGCCGGGGCGTGTTTGCCGTTTTTCTTTAAAACTTGCTTGAATTCTTCCACGCTTTCTTTGGGTTCAATCTCGTTCATGCGCGAAAGAGCAGCGTGATAGAGTGAATCTACTTCGCTGGTCCATGCCGGTGCTGCGATCAAGCAGGTGAGGACCAAAAGTACGAGGGCTTTCATGGGGAGGCTCCTTGCAGTGGGCGGTGGTGGGTCTTAAAAGCTATAAAATGTCTTTGCATTTTTGTACAGAATTTTTCCCAGTAGTGTATCCGATAAGCCTCTGGGAATTGCGTCTATTGGCGCGTCAAAATGCCAATGTGGATAGTCTGTGGAAAACATCAACATGTCATCCGATTCCAGATGATCCATAATTTGCAATAGATATTCGGCTTCTGGCGGGGCGTCCATGGGCTGTAGTGTCATCCGGATGTGTTCGCGGATATATTCCGACGGTGGGCGTTTGACCCACGGTATGTCGCGTCGCAGCCCTTTCCATTCCTTATCTATGCGCCACATCAATGCGGGC
This is a stretch of genomic DNA from Gemmatimonadota bacterium. It encodes these proteins:
- a CDS encoding GWxTD domain-containing protein — encoded protein: MKALVLLVLTCLIAAPAWTSEVDSLYHAALSRMNEIEPKESVEEFKQVLKKNGKHAPALAQLTRLYIRLDTPEFRRRAVEASEKAIRNEPENLQYQLLHGEALWNRGFQREAKAHYEKVIKKFPNAAVAAYDAGRHVFGEYMITRDRIIQRRGAIRTFAKNEYDQAVMLLEKSLEIDPDYQDSYYLLGLAHLEHRRIPGMQRVMRRMMRKFPGDINAQLFMAYSHQLQGNLPEANKLYEKAIAAMGPEQRKMMESVDIIASKEDSARISKAMQIGDDGEWKDSAALKEFWNKNDPLFLTNHNERRMEHYGRVAYANLRFSVPARNIEGWKTIRGQTYIKYGKYQRRTTGVYPMFKETWYYDGYHFVFQSVNGVDGWGFAGEVGPSSTVDVTQAARMGSFGRSSRRLGSSSSRPRSSIPRSKRILDEYYDIQNRAAFKKVEARFVDPFHSRKYTLPYQITAFRAGKNMRMEIAYAIPTNKLKANDDQMIVMDDGLFMFDYRWRDIYRKVRPLGQKRPSGKNAQQYLLSQRPLELPQGMYNIVVEVGDRISGSIGTFRTERLLTVSESSLDMSDLLLAQKIEMINPFPEKRTDLRIAPNPLRAYRTGQSAYVYLEIYNLKKDEFGRTQYQIVYSISVPEKGEVDPSMFGAIDLTELDGLLIVSPPGQSAKGRSDNEKPASGSTKTRTRRANLRVRYVLAERNQKAESLEELRRAGQQSSTSVTSVYAGDKSDDFTFLEIDLSTMPRGIYKLEVAITDLKEKKQVKRNAVFRVRE